A window from Saccharomyces cerevisiae S288C chromosome XIII, complete sequence encodes these proteins:
- the EUC1 gene encoding Euc1p (Sequence-specific DNA binding protein; binds to a sequence motif associated with distinct genomic hotspots of non-H2B protein ubiquitylation (ub-hotspots); interacts with Slx5p to recruit the Slx5-Slx8 SUMO-targeted Ub ligase (STUbL) complex to ub-hotspots; deletion prevents ub-hotspot formation and exacerbates heat sensitivity of cells deficient in Rpd3L histone deacetylase complex members; forms nuclear foci upon DNA replication stress) has product MPAREYNYVEGFGGYGSLDDDDSDRDSERRNHDLGQRTITTSPTGVSRHAALNRYMIPGRINPLFRPTDAAQPPIVSTSTSASATEPTNRIGPGRIKETPETNFNAFLIAQLTRMEEQNANLKEEISLMKKEQELFFLENQKKLEKGFKDINKYVEDVSAMKEVFKEVVGIMTGERIRFIDHTGENVTPQEAARVGNPSTSTQAHQSQSRSTNWQEYSMHASILAGDPRIKPEPGLSDFENGEYDGNESDENATTRNLPLNNPDSVSNADDSNNQLDGTGNENDIRNRRGCVGTSYKLNRAIQNVTDAAREYFEGLPGQPSVLSLERRYGSTWRRSAKERTLFTKRMTIIKRIIDIKDDPSKYGLSLPENKISRNQAIKVVENIRLGNNTFKGHHCRLSMSQLYEYFSKKMDKLEDYSLTLKRRGKPRRIFLLEEREARLSLQQPHSIPNSSTGTPEHDQDT; this is encoded by the coding sequence ATGCCCGCTCGAGAATATAACTATGTAGAAGGTTTTGGTGGGTACGGCTCGTTGGACGATGATGATTCAGATAGAGATTCTGAACGCAGGAATCACGATCTAGGGCAGCGAACTATAACCACAAGTCCAACAGGAGTATCAAGACATGCTGCATTAAATAGGTACATGATCCCAGGCCGTATCAATCCTCTTTTCAGACCGACAGACGCTGCTCAACCTCCCATAGTGTCTACATCCACATCAGCATCGGCAACAGAACCGACCAACAGAATAGGCCCTGGAAGGATAAAAGAAACCCCTGAAACAAATTTCAATGCATTTCTTATAGCACAACTAACCAGAATGGAGGAGCAAAATGCCAATCTGAAGGAAGAAATCAGCCTAATGAAAAAGGAACAAGAACTCTTCTTTCTAGAGAATCAAAAGAAGTTGGAGAAAGGATTTAAAGACATCAATAAGTATGTTGAAGATGTTTCCGCAATGAAAGAAGTCTTCAAAGAGGTAGTTGGTATTATGACTGGGGAGAGAATAAGATTTATAGACCATACTGGGGAAAATGTTACTCCTCAGGAAGCTGCTCGTGTTGGAAATCCATCAACAAGTACGCAAGCTCATCAAAGTCAGTCAAGATCAACAAACTGGCAAGAATATAGTATGCACGCAAGCATATTAGCCGGCGATCCTCGTATCAAGCCTGAGCCAGGGCTGTCAGACTTTGAAAATGGGGAATACGATGGTAATGAAAGTGATGAGAACGCTACCACCAGGAACCTACCTTTAAATAACCCCGATTCTGTTAGCAATGCTGATGACAGTAATAACCAACTCGATGGAACAGGAAACGAGAATGATATCAGAAACAGAAGAGGGTGCGTTGGAACGTCATATAAACTAAATCGTGCAATCCAGAACGTTACAGATGCGGCCCGTGAATACTTTGAAGGCTTACCGGGCCAACCGTCAGTTCTTTCCCTTGAGAGGAGATATGGGTCCACTTGGAGGCGATCTGCCAAAGAAAGGACTTTGTTCACTAAAAGAATGACCAtcataaaaagaataatagATATAAAAGATGATCCAAGCAAATATGGTTTGTCGCTACCTGAGAATAAAATAAGTAGAAACCAAGCCATCAAGGTTGTCGAAAATATAAGATTGGGAAACAATACCTTCAAAGGACATCATTGCCGATTATCAATGTCCCAGTTATACGAATACTTCTCCAAAAAAATGGACAAACTCGAAGACTATTCACTTACTCTAAAGAGAAGAGGGAAGCcaagaagaattttcttGTTAGAAGAGAGAGAAGCTAGATTATCATTACAGCAGCCACATAGTATACCAAATTCCAGTACAGGCACACCAGAACATGATCAAGACACTTAG
- the HFD1 gene encoding hexadecenal dehydrogenase (Dehydrogenase involved in ubiquinone and sphingolipid metabolism; converts 4-hydroxybenzaldehyde into 4-hydroxybenzoate for ubiquinone anabolism, hexadecenal to hexadecenoic acid in sphingosine 1-phosphate catabolism; human homolog ALDH3A2, mutated in Sjogren-Larsson syndrome, can rescue yeast hfd1 mutant; human ALDH3A1, but not ALDH3A2, rescues pABA- respiratory growth phenotype of hfd1 null; data suggest that dual functions of Hfd1p have diverged in human ALDH3A1, ALDH3A2): MSNDGSKILNYTPVSKIDEIVEISRNFFFEKQLKLSHENNPRKKDLEFRQLQLKKLYYAVKDHEEELIDAMYKDFHRNKIESVLNETTKLMNDILHLIEILPKLIKPRRVSDSSPPFMFGKTIVEKISRGSVLIIAPFNFPLLLAFAPLAAALAAGNTIVLKPSELTPHTAVVMENLLTTAGFPDGLIQVVQGAIDETTRLLDCGKFDLIFYTGSPRVGSIVAEKAAKSLTPCVLELGGKSPTFITENFKASNIKIALKRIFFGAFGNSGQICVSPDYLLVHKSIYPKVIKECESVLNEFYPSFDEQTDFTRMIHEPAYKKAVASINSTNGSKIVPSKISINSDTEDLCLVPPTIVYNIGWDDPLMKQENFAPVLPIIEYEDLDETINKIIEEHDTPLVQYIFSDSQTEINRILTRLRSGDCVVGDTVIHVGITDAPFGGIGTSGYGNYGGYYGFNTFSHERTIFKQPYWNDFTLFMRYPPNSAQKEKLVRFAMERKPWFDRNGNNKWGLRQYFSLSAAVILISTIYAHCSS; this comes from the coding sequence ATGTCAAACGACGgctcaaaaatattgaattATACCCCAGTGTCTAAAATAGATGAAATAGTTGAAATCTcaagaaatttcttctttgagaAACAATTGAAATTGTCCCACGAAAATAAcccaaggaaaaaagatctAGAATTCAGGCAGTTgcagttgaaaaaactCTATTATGCCGTCAAAGATCATGAGGAAGAACTGATCGATGCTATGTACAAGGACTTTCATCGGAACAAAATTGAATCGGTTCTGAATGAAACGACCAAACTTATGAACGATATACTTCACCTAATTGAGATTTTACCAAAATTGATCAAACCTCGGAGAGTATCTGATTCTTCTCCTCCATTTATGTTTGGTAAAACAATCGTGGAGAAAATATCAAGGGGCAGTGTCTTGATTATTGCTCCTTTCAATTTTCCCCTACTTTTAGCATTTGCCCCATTGGCAGCAGCTCTTGCTGCAGGTAACACCATTGTTCTGAAGCCAAGTGAACTAACACCACACACTGCTGTAGTTATGGAAAATTTGTTAACCACAGCTGGTTTCCCTGATGGATTGATTCAAGTAGTTCAGGGAGCTATAGATGAAACTACAAGACTACTAGATTGTGGAAAATTTGACCTAATATTCTACACAGGTTCTCCCCGTGTCGGATCAATAGTTGCTGAGAAAGCAGCAAAAAGTCTAACACCTTGTGTACTTGAACTTGGTGGTAAATCACCTACCTTTATTacagaaaatttcaaagcaAGTAACATAAAAATTGCTTTGAAaaggattttttttggtgcTTTCGGAAATTCTGGCCAGATTTGTGTTTCACCAGATTATTTGTTAGTACATAAATCTATCTATCCAAAAGTCATTAAAGAGTGTGAATCAGTACTAAATGAATTTTATCCAAGCTTTGATGAACAAACAGATTTCACTCGTATGATTCATGAGCCTGCTTACAAAAAGGCCGTTGCAAGTATAAACTCAACTAACGGCTCCAAGATTGTgccttcaaaaatttctatCAATTCAGATACTGAGGATCTATGCCTTGTACCACCAACCATAGTTTATAACATTGGTTGGGATGATCCTTTGATGAAACAGGAAAACTTTGCTCCTGTATTGCCCATCATTGAGTACGAGGATCTTGATGAGACCATTAACAAGATAATAGAAGAACATGACACTCCATTGGTGCAATACATATTCTCTGATAGCCAAACTGAAATAAATCGTATCTTGACGCGCTTAAGATCTGGTGACTGTGTTGTCGGTGATACAGTGATTCATGTAGGAATTACCGACGCTCCATTTGGAGGGATCGGTACTTCAGGTTATGGTAACTATGGTGGATATTATGGATTCAATACCTTTAGTCATGAAAGAACAATTTTTAAACAACCATATTGGAATGATTTTACCCTTTTTATGAGATACCCTCCAAATAGCGCACAAAAGGAAAAGCTCGTCCGTTTTGCGATGGAAAGAAAACCTTGGTTTGACAGAAATGGCAATAACAAGTGGGGGTTACgccaatatttttcattatctgcCGCCGTTATTTTAATTAGTACCATTTACGCTCATTGTTCTTCCTGA
- the FOL3 gene encoding dihydrofolate synthase (Dihydrofolate synthetase, involved in folic acid biosynthesis; catalyzes conversion of dihydropteroate to dihydrofolate in folate coenzyme biosynthesis; FOL3 has a paralog, RMA1, that arose from the whole genome duplication) has product MAIELGLSRITKLLEHLGNPQNSLRVLHIAGTNGKGSVCTYLSSVLQQKSYQIGKFTTPHLVHVTDSITINNKPIPLERYQNIRLQLEALNKSHSLKCTEFELLTCTAFKYFYDVQCQWCVIEVGLGGRLDATNVIPGANKACCGITKISLDHESFLGNTLSEISKEKAGIITEGVPFTVIDGTNEASVINVVKERCKALGSELSVTDSQLNGNMIDTNSWGCFDLAKLPLNGEYQIFNLRVAMGMLDYLQMNELIDITKNEVSTRLAKVDWPGRLYRMDYRFDKVSNRTVPILMDGAHNGSAAVELVKYLRKEYGNQPLTFVMAVTHGKNLEPLLQPLLRPIDQVILTRFNNVEGMPWIHATDPEEIKDFILTQGYTKEIVIENDLHQVLPSLAHVSDEQRRPIVVCGSLYLCGELLRIHNSHLRN; this is encoded by the coding sequence ATGGCCATTGAATTGGGACTTTCCCGTATTACAAAACTACTAGAGCATTTAGGCAATCCGCAAAACTCACTTAGAGTGCTGCACATTGCAGGGACAAATGGTAAAGGTTCAGTATGTACTTACCTATCTTCTGTGTTGCAACAAAAGTCCTAccaaattggaaaatttacCACTCCACACTTGGTGCATGTTACTGATTCCATTACAATCAACAATAAGCCGATTCCGTTAGAGAGATACCAGAATATTAGATTACAACTAGAAGCTTTAAACAAGTCACACTCTTTAAAATGTACGGAATTCGAGCTATTAACATGTACCGcattcaaatatttttatgatGTGCAGTGCCAATGGTGTGTCATAGAAGTAGGCCTTGGCGGAAGACTTGATGCGACCAATGTTATTCCAGGCGCAAATAAGGCATGTTGTGGTATTACTAAAATCAGTTTGGATCATGAAAGCTTTTTAGGTAACACCTTGTCTGAAATCTCTAAAGAGAAAGCAGGTATAATAACAGAAGGGGTACCCTTCACAGTGATTGATGGAACCAATGAGGCAAGTGTTATAAATGTTGTGAAAGAAAGATGCAAGGCTTTAGGGTCTGAACTATCCGTTACAGATTCTCAACTTAACGGAAATATGATTGACACCAACTCCTGGGGTTGTTTTGACTTGGCAAAATTGCCACTGAATGGAGAATATCAGATATTTAATCTCAGGGTGGCCATGGGTATGTTAGACTACTTACAAATGAACGAACTTATTGATATTACCAAGAATGAAGTAAGTACGAGATTGGCGAAGGTTGATTGGCCAGGAAGGTTATATCGTATGGATTATCGCTTTGACAAAGTAAGTAATAGGACAGTGCCTATATTAATGGACGGTGCCCACAATGGCTCAGCTGCAGTAGAGTTAGTTAAGTACCTAAGAAAGGAGTACGGAAACCAGCCTTTGACCTTTGTGATGGCAGTAACGCATGGGAAAAACTTGGAGCCGCTGCTCCAGCCATTATTGAGGCCTATAGATCAAGTAATTCTTACTCGGTTTAATAATGTGGAAGGTATGCCCTGGATTCATGCCACTGATCctgaagaaataaaagattttattttgactCAAGGATACACAAAGGAGATAGtgattgaaaatgatttaCATCAGGTATTGCCTTCTCTGGCGCATGTATCAGACGAGCAAAGACGGCCAATTGTTGTATGCGGTTCACTGTATTTATGTGGTGAATTATTACGGATTCACAATAGTCACTTGAGAAACTAA
- the MED11 gene encoding Med11p (Subunit of the RNA polymerase II mediator complex; associates with core polymerase subunits to form the RNA polymerase II holoenzyme; essential protein) has product MQVLNTKSETKQENETMQPPYIQERLKSLNDIETQLCSMLQEASQVTFIFGELKRGNESVKPQFENHVKQFYERLDKSTTQLRKEIQLLDENVGTRLLPINVNKKALGQDTEKMEEQLDLLSAILDPSKSK; this is encoded by the coding sequence ATGCAGGTTCTCAATACGAAGAGTGAAACGAAACAAGAAAACGAAACAATGCAGCCACCATATATACAAGAACGTCTTAAGTCATTAAATGATATAGAGACCCAGTTATGCTCCATGTTGCAGGAGGCGTCTCAAGTCACGTTCATATTTGGTGAACTAAAAAGAGGTAATGAATCAGTGAAACCCCAATTCGAAAATCATGTCAAACAGTTTTACGAACGACTAGATAAATCAACCACACAGCTACGCAAGGAGATACAGTTGTTGGATGAGAACGTTGGAACACGACTACTGCCCATCAATGTCAACAAGAAGGCCCTAGGCCAAGACAcagaaaaaatggaagaaCAATTGGATTTATTGTCGGCTATATTAGATCCTTCGAAATCCAAGTAA
- a CDS encoding putative peptide hydrolase (hypothetical protein; may interact with ribosomes, based on co-purification experiments; green fluorescent protein (GFP)-fusion protein localizes to the nucleus and cytoplasm; YMR114C is not an essential gene) → MCGRFALAYDSGDLPQLLRDWNLPVNTPKDASSNSQHPHDEEDTKDQPTVSKDIFKASYNISPTNYSAVYRPDTKAIQFMRWGLVPFWTKDVSQFKTYRTFNARLENLQESKMWMRPCEKKRCAVLMSGYFEWKTVGKKKTPYFISRRDGRLMFVAGMYDYVEKDDLYTFTIITAQGPRELEWLHERMPCVLEPGTESWDAWMDVDKTTWSTEELVKLLKPDYDESKLQFYQVTDDVGKTTNTGERLIKPLLKEDSDMFSVKREKEEALLENDNEQGIDNRGVKGDKSLKGEDVFNQKKSLKRNSYDGLKKNEEQEETTLPEEGSIGDRVKREEANLSPKREGNREKRNIVNMLGNQKDSRGKKKIKK, encoded by the coding sequence ATGTGTGGTAGGTTTGCCTTAGCTTACGATAGCGGAGATTTGCCGCAACTTCTAAGAGATTGGAACTTACCGGTTAATACACCCAAGGACGCCTCATCGAACAGCCAGCATCCACATGACGAGGAAGACACCAAAGATCAGCCTACCGTTAGTAAGGATATCTTCAAGGCCTCTTACAATATTTCCCCTACAAACTACTCTGCGGTATATCGTCCTGATACTAAAGCAATACAATTTATGAGATGGGGCCTTGTACCATTCTGGACCAAGGACGTTTCACAATTCAAGACCTATCGTACCTTTAATGCCCGTTTAGAGAATTTACAAGAGAGCAAAATGTGGATGAGACCCTGTGAGAAGAAAAGGTGTGCTGTGCTTATGAGCGGATATTTTGAATGGAAAACCGTagggaaaaagaagacgCCTTATTTCATTTCTAGACGAGACGGCAGATTGATGTTTGTAGCAGGAATGTATGATTACGTCGAAAAGGATGATTTATATACGTTCACCATAATAACTGCACAAGGCCCCAGAGAGTTAGAATGGCTCCACGAAAGAATGCCTTGCGTGCTGGAACCAGGCACCGAAAGTTGGGATGCATGGATGGATGTGGATAAAACGACATGGAGCACTGAAGAACTGGTAAAGCTGCTGAAGCCGGACTACGATGAATCAAAGTTACAATTCTATCAAGTTACCGATGATGTGGGGAAGACTACCAACACCGGAGAGCGGCTGATAAAACCGCTTTTGAAAGAGGATTCGGACATGTTCAGCGtaaagagagaaaaagaagaagcctTGCTAGAAAATGATAACGAACAAGGTATTGATAATCGAGGTGTAAAGGGTGACAAATCGTTGAAAGGCGAAGATGTTTTtaatcaaaagaaaagcctCAAAAGGAATTCCTATGATGgattaaaaaagaatgaagaacaagaggAAACAACTTTACCAGAGGAAGGAAGTATAGGTGACCGAGTGAAGAGAGAAGAAGCTAATTTGTCACCCAAAAGAGAGGGAAACAGAGAGAAGAGAAATATAGTAAATATGTTGGGAAACCAGAAAGACTCCAGaggcaagaaaaaaataaaaaaatga
- the MYO5 gene encoding myosin 5 (One of two type I myosin motors; involved in clathrin-mediated endocytosis; activation by TEDS site phosphorylation increases actin gliding, motor activity and ligand-induced endocytosis; contains proline-rich tail homology 2 (TH2) and SH3 domains; MYO5 deletion has little effect on growth, but myo3 myo5 double deletion causes severe defects in growth and actin cytoskeleton organization; MYO5 has a paralog, MYO3, that arose from the whole genome duplication), which translates to MAILKRGARKKVHQEPAKRSANIKKATFDSSKKKEVGVSDLTLLSKISDEAINENLKKRFLNATIYTYIGHVLISVNPFRDLGIYTDAVMNEYKGKNRLEVPPHVFAIAESMYYNMKSYNENQCVIISGESGAGKTEAAKRIMQYIAAASSTHTESIGKIKDMVLATNPLLESFGCAKTLRNNNSSRHGKYLEIKFNNQFEPCAGNITNYLLEKQRVVSQIKNERNFHIFYQFTKGASDAYRQTFGVQKPEQYVYTAAAGCISAETIDDLQDYQETLKAMRVIGLGQEEQDQIFRMLAAILWIGNVSFIENEEGNAQVRDTSVTDFVAYLLQIDSQLLIKSLVERIMETNHGMKRGSVYHVPLNIVQADAVRDALAKAIYNNLFDWIVSRVNKSLQAFPGAEKSIGILDIYGFEIFEHNSFEQICINYVNEKLQQIFIQLTLKSEQETYEREKIQWTPIKYFDNKVVCDLIEARRPPGIFAAMNDSVATAHADSNAADQAFAQRLNLFTTNPHFDLRSNKFVIKHYAGDVTYDIDGITDKNKDQLQKDLVELIGTTTNTFLATIFPDTVDRESKRRPPTAGDKIIKSANDLVETLSKAQPSYIRTIKPNETKSPNDYDDRQVLHQIKYLGLQENVRIRRAGFAYRQVFEKFVERFYLLSPHCSYAGDYTWQGDTLDAVKYILQDSSIPQQEYQLGVTSVFIKTPETLFALEHMRDRYWHNMAARIQRAWRRFLQRRIDAATKIQRTIRERKEGNKYEKLRDYGTKVLGGRKERRSMSLLGYRAFMGDYLSCNESKSKGAYIKRQVSIKEKVIFSIHGEALHTKFGRSAQRLKKTFLLTPTTLYIVGQTLVQNAMTYTQDYKIDVRNIQAVSLTNLQDDWVAIKLASSGQPDPLINTYFKTELITHLKRLNDKIQIKIGSAIEYQKKPGKLHSVKCQINESAPKYGDIYKSSTISVRRGNPPNSQVHKKPRKKSSISSGYHASSSQATRRPVSIAAAQHVPTAPASRHSKKPAPPPPGMQNKAATRRSVPNPASTLTASQSNARPSPPTAATRATPAATPAAAAMGSGRQANIPPPPPPPPPSSKPKEPMFEAAYDFPGSGSPSELPLKKGDVIYITREEPSGWSLGKLLDGSKEGWVPTAYMKPHSGNNNIPTPPQNRDVPKPVLNSVQHDNTSANVIPAAAQASLGDGLANALAARANKMRLESDDEEANEDEEEDDW; encoded by the coding sequence ATGGCTATCTTAAAAAGAGGAGCTAGAAAAAAGGTACATCAGGAGCCAGCTAAACGCTCTGCGAATATCAAGAAAGCTACTTTTGATTCctcgaagaagaaagaagtTGGTGTGTCTGATCTGACGCTTCTTTCTAAAATCTCCGACGAAGCCATAAATGAAAACTTGAAGAAGAGATTTTTGAATGCTACAATCTACACTTATATAGGTCATGTGTTAATTAGTGTCAATCCATTCCGAGACCTCGGAATCTATACTGATGCTGTTATGAATGAATACAAAGGTAAGAATAGATTGGAAGTTCCACCCCATGTATTTGCAATTGCAGAGTCTATGTACTACAACATGAAATCatataatgaaaatcaGTGTGTTATTATTTCAGGTGAATCAGGTGCCGGTAAAACTGAAGCAGCTAAAAGAATTATGCAATATATTGCGGCTGCTTCTAGCACACATACGGAGTCAATTGGAAAGATTAAAGACATGGTTTTAGCCACTAATCCATTGTTGGAATCTTTTGGCTGTGCAAAGACTCTAAGAAATAACAACTCTTCTAGACATGGGAAATATctagaaataaaattcaataaCCAGTTTGAACCATGTGCTGGTAATATCACAAACTATTTATTGGAGAAGCAGAGAGTTGTGAGTCAAATTAAgaatgaaagaaatttccaTATATTCTATCAGTTCACGAAAGGTGCTTCCGATGCTTATAGGCAAACATTTGGGGTCCAAAAACCGGAACAATATGTGTACACAGCTGCTGCGGGTTGCATATCTGCTGAGACAATTGATGATTTGCAAGATTATCAAGAGACATTAAAAGCTATGAGAGTTATTGGTCTCGGtcaagaagaacaagacCAAATTTTCAGGATGTTAGCTGCAATTCTTTGGATTGGTAATGTTTCCTTTATAGAAAATGAGGAGGGGAATGCGCAAGTTAGGGACACCTCAGTAACCGATTTTGTTGCTTACTTGTTACAAATAGATAGCCAATTGCTGATTAAATCACTTGTGGAAAGAATTATGGAAACCAATCATGGTATGAAAAGAGGGTCAGTGTATCATGTTCCATTGAATATTGTCCAAGCAGATGCGGTTAGAGATGCTTTGGCAAAGGCTATTTACAATAACTTATTTGACTGGATTGTGAGTAGGGTTAACAAATCTCTGCAGGCTTTTCCAGGCGCTGAAAAATCCATTGGTATTCTTGATATTTACggctttgaaatttttgaacatAACTCTTTTGAGCAGATTTGTATCAATTATGTTAATGAAAAGTTACAACAAATCTTTATTCAATTGACATTGAAATCTGAGCAAGAAACTTAcgagagagaaaaaatccAATGGACCCCAATTAAATACTTTGATAACAAGGTTGTGTGTGATTTGATTGAGGCAAGAAGACCACCTGGTATATTTGCAGCAATGAATGATTCTGTTGCAACTGCACACGCGGATTCAAATGCTGCTGATCAGGCTTTTGCTCAGCGTTTGAACTTGTTCACAACAAATCCACATTTTGACTTGAGATCTAACAAGTTTGTTATTAAGCATTATGCCGGTGATGTCACATACGATATTGACGGTATTACagataaaaataaggaTCAATTACAAAAGGATCTGGTAGAATTAATTGGTACCACTACCAATACATTTTTAGCCACCATTTTCCCGGATACTGTAGACAGAGAATCAAAAAGAAGGCCACCTACAGCAGGCGACAAAATTATAAAGAGTGCAAATGATTTGGTTGAAACTTTATCAAAAGCACAACCTTCATATATCAGAACAATTAAACCAAACGAAACCAAATCTCCTAACGATTATGACGATCGGCAAGTTCTACACCAGATTAAGTATCTAGGTCTGCAAGAAAACGTGCGTATCAGAAGAGCAGGTTTTGCATATAGACAAGTGTTTGAGAAGTTCGTGGAaagattttatttattatctCCACACTGTTCTTACGCTGGTGACTATACATGGCAAGGTGATACCTTAGATGCTGTTAAGTATATATTGCAAGATTCCTCTATCCCACAGCAGGAGTACCAATTGGGTGTCACAAGTGTTTTCATCAAAACACCTGAAACATTATTTGCTTTGGAGCATATGAGAGATAGATACTGGCACAATATGGCTGCCAGAATCCAACGTGCTTGGAGGAGATTTttgcaaagaagaattgatGCGGCCACTAAGATCCAGCGCACCATCAGGGAGAGGAAGGAAGGTAATAAGTATGAGAAGCTCCGGGATTATGGTACGAAGGTTTTGggtggaagaaaagaaagaaggtCTATGTCCTTATTAGGTTACAGAGCCTTCATGGGTGATTATCTATCATGCAACGAGTCCAAATCGAAGGGCGCTTATATCAAAAGACAAGTGAGCATTAAAGAGAAGGTCATCTTTTCCATACATGGTGAGGCCTTGCATACAAAATTTGGCCGTTCTGCAcaaagattgaaaaaaactttcCTATTAACTCCAACTACATTGTACATTGTTGGTCAGACTTTGGTCCAAAATGCTATGACCTATACTCAGGATTATAAAATCGATGTGCGAAACATTCAAGCGGTTAGTTTAACCAATTTACAGGATGATTGGGTCGCCATTAAGTTGGCTAGCTCAGGTCAACCTGACCCCTTAATCAACACATATTTCAAAACAGAACTCATAACGCATCTGAAAAGGCTTAACgacaaaattcaaattaaAATAGGCTCGGCGATAGAGTACCAAAAGAAACCTGGAAAGTTGCATTCAGTGAAATGTCAAATCAATGAATCTGCACCAAAATATGGCGACATATATAAATCCAGTACAATATCAGTTCGTCGTGGTAACCCACCTAATTCTCAAGTGCACAAAAAACCGAGAAAAAAGAGTTCAATCTCTTCAGGATATCATGCTAGTTCCTCGCAAGCAACGAGGAGGCCAGTTTCGATTGCTGCAGCCCAGCATGTTCCCACCGCCCCGGCTTCTAGGCATTCTAAAAAGCCTGCCCCTCCACCACCAGGAATGCAGAACAAAGCTGCTACAAGAAGATCTGTTCCTAATCCTGCTTCCACTCTCACTGCATCCCAAAGTAATGCCCGTCCTTCTCCCCCTACTGCTGCCACTCGTGCTACACCCGCTGCTACACCCGCTGCTGCCGCAATGGGCTCTGGTAGACAGGCAAATATCCCTCCACCACCTCCTCCACCCCCACCCTCTTCAAAGCCAAAAGAACCCATGTTTGAAGCGGCTTACGATTTTCCTGGTTCAGGATCACCATCTGAGTTACCTTTAAAGAAAGGAGACGTAATTTACATTACAAGAGAAGAACCAAGCGGTTGGTCTCTCGGGAAACTTCTGGATGGCTCTAAGGAAGGTTGGGTGCCAACAGCTTACATGAAACCACATTCCggaaataataatatccCTACTCCTCCTCAAAACAGGGATGTTCCTAAACCCGTTCTGAATTCTGTACAACATGATAACACCTCTGCAAACGTTATTCCAGCTGCAGCCCAAGCAAGTTTGGGTGATGGTTTGGCGAATGCGCTTGCTGCTAGGGCCAATAAAATGAGATTAGAGAGTGATGACGAGGAGGCtaacgaagatgaagaggaagatgatTGGTAA